In a single window of the Littorina saxatilis isolate snail1 linkage group LG3, US_GU_Lsax_2.0, whole genome shotgun sequence genome:
- the LOC138962330 gene encoding microtubule-associated tyrosine carboxypeptidase 1-like isoform X1, giving the protein MRKKHKVYQSPTIRIQPMTKGLADPETSSNLQEQKNRFLKQGKTPVFVVAGDTSVVEELAAKTSGKIRFDLLGEAEYILRTVKREFRTGEAYLDQTYGPRISQDEANEILLEYISENNLQESLTVYWSNEMNCSARMIWKGYSFKCNKPEARRYSLWLNGTDENPYLRKFGLRCLMDHEIGTHFYRSYNDGFQPWFYDRKKFGLRGVGSFESLCTEEGLASINTLLRAKEKYLWLSALVYYTSCKSTEMNFKQLFDHLGQFLHNPEQRWKHVMRVKRGLIDSNDLGGYGKDQCYFEGAVAILRNIDNINFKLLMTGKICYDEVARVKRMARLGSVCLPAIMQDMESYRKQLKSIAILNGLFFEHPSHGPSQSYLLRLKERQSGIRKHKKVPDMWPDIQEWLSPKSLTVVSSTAVAIVLLAAALLLLNFGADPWQILTAILDCTALVTVTAYQHIVSFCVTKILVPII; this is encoded by the exons ATGAGGAAGAAGCACAAGGTCTACCAGAGTCCTACTATCCGGATTCAACCCATGACCAAAGGTTTAGCCGACCCAGAGACATCAAGCAACTTGCAGGAGCAAAAGAACCGGTTTCTAAAGCAAGGAAAGACTCCAGTGTTTGTTGTAGCAGGGGACACATCTGTTGTGGAGGAGTTAGCAGCCAAAACCAGTGGAAAAATTCGTTTTGACCTTCTCGGAGAGGCAGAGTACATTCTTCGCACAGTTAAGCGAGAGTTCAGGACCGGAGAGGCCTATCTTGATCAAACTTATGGACCACGTATTTCACAGGATGAAGCCAATGAGATCCTGCTGGAGTATATCAGTGAGAACAACTTGCAGGAATCGCTTACAGTCTACTGGTCCAATGAGATGAATTGCAG TGCTCGGATGATATGGAAAGGCTACAGTTTCAAGTGCAATAAGCCAGAGGCCCGCAGATACTCCCTCTGGTTAAATGGCACAGATGAGAATCCTTACCTTCGAAAATTTGGACTCCGGTGCCTCATGGACCATGAAATTGGAACACATTTT TATCGCTCATACAACGATGGTTTTCAGCCTTGGTTCTATGACAGGAAAAAGTTTGGTCTTCGCGGTGTTGGCTCTTTTGAAAGCTTGTGCACAGAGGAGGGTTTAGCTTCCATAAACACATTACTGAGAGCCAAAGAAAAGTATCTTTGGTTGTCTGCCCTTGTCTACT ACACTTCCTGCAAATCAACTGAGATGAATTTCAAACAGCTGTTTGACCACCTGGGCCAGTTTCTGCACAATCCAGAACAGAGATGGAAGCATGTGATGAGAGTCAAGCGGGGCCTTATCGATTCGAATGACCTGGGTGGATATGGGAAGGATCAGTGCTACTTTGAAG GAGCTGTGGCAATTCTACGCAACATTGACAACATCAATTTCAAACTCCTGATGACTGGCAAAATCTGCTATGATGAGGTGGCTCGGGTCAAGCGCATGGCGCGACTGGGAAGCGTGTGTTTGCCGGCCATCATGCAGGACATGGAGTCGTACCGTAAGCAACTGAAAAGCATTGCAATCCTCAACGGTCTGTTCTTTGAACATCCCTCACACGGTCCGTCACAGTCCTACCTTCTGCGTCTCAAGGAGCGCCAATCAGGAATCCGCAAGCACAAAAAg GTACCAGACATGTGGCCAGACATTCAGGAATGGTTATCACCAAAGAGCCTGACAGTAGTATCCAGCACAGCTGTTGCCATTGTGCTGTTAGCGGCTGCTTTGCTATTGCTTAACTTTGGTGCTGATCCTTGGCAGATACTGACAGCTATTTTAGATTGCACAGCTCTGGTTACCGTCACTGCTTACCAGCACATTGTAAGCTTTTGTGTTACGAAAATACTGGTTCCCATAATTTGA
- the LOC138962330 gene encoding microtubule-associated tyrosine carboxypeptidase 1-like isoform X2: MRKKHKVYQSPTIRIQPMTKGLADPETSSNLQEQKNRFLKQGKTPVFVVAGDTSVVEELAAKTSGKIRFDLLGEAEYILRTVKREFRTGEAYLDQTYGPRISQDEANEILLEYISENNLQESLTVYWSNEMNCSARMIWKGYSFKCNKPEARRYSLWLNGTDENPYLRKFGLRCLMDHEIGTHFYRSYNDGFQPWFYDRKKFGLRGVGSFESLCTEEGLASINTLLRAKEKYLWLSALVYYTSCKSTEMNFKQLFDHLGQFLHNPEQRWKHVMRVKRGLIDSNDLGGYGKDQCYFEGAVAILRNIDNINFKLLMTGKICYDEVARVKRMARLGSVCLPAIMQDMESYRKQLKSIAILNGLFFEHPSHGPSQSYLLRLKERQSGIRKHKKLPAWCWPF, encoded by the exons ATGAGGAAGAAGCACAAGGTCTACCAGAGTCCTACTATCCGGATTCAACCCATGACCAAAGGTTTAGCCGACCCAGAGACATCAAGCAACTTGCAGGAGCAAAAGAACCGGTTTCTAAAGCAAGGAAAGACTCCAGTGTTTGTTGTAGCAGGGGACACATCTGTTGTGGAGGAGTTAGCAGCCAAAACCAGTGGAAAAATTCGTTTTGACCTTCTCGGAGAGGCAGAGTACATTCTTCGCACAGTTAAGCGAGAGTTCAGGACCGGAGAGGCCTATCTTGATCAAACTTATGGACCACGTATTTCACAGGATGAAGCCAATGAGATCCTGCTGGAGTATATCAGTGAGAACAACTTGCAGGAATCGCTTACAGTCTACTGGTCCAATGAGATGAATTGCAG TGCTCGGATGATATGGAAAGGCTACAGTTTCAAGTGCAATAAGCCAGAGGCCCGCAGATACTCCCTCTGGTTAAATGGCACAGATGAGAATCCTTACCTTCGAAAATTTGGACTCCGGTGCCTCATGGACCATGAAATTGGAACACATTTT TATCGCTCATACAACGATGGTTTTCAGCCTTGGTTCTATGACAGGAAAAAGTTTGGTCTTCGCGGTGTTGGCTCTTTTGAAAGCTTGTGCACAGAGGAGGGTTTAGCTTCCATAAACACATTACTGAGAGCCAAAGAAAAGTATCTTTGGTTGTCTGCCCTTGTCTACT ACACTTCCTGCAAATCAACTGAGATGAATTTCAAACAGCTGTTTGACCACCTGGGCCAGTTTCTGCACAATCCAGAACAGAGATGGAAGCATGTGATGAGAGTCAAGCGGGGCCTTATCGATTCGAATGACCTGGGTGGATATGGGAAGGATCAGTGCTACTTTGAAG GAGCTGTGGCAATTCTACGCAACATTGACAACATCAATTTCAAACTCCTGATGACTGGCAAAATCTGCTATGATGAGGTGGCTCGGGTCAAGCGCATGGCGCGACTGGGAAGCGTGTGTTTGCCGGCCATCATGCAGGACATGGAGTCGTACCGTAAGCAACTGAAAAGCATTGCAATCCTCAACGGTCTGTTCTTTGAACATCCCTCACACGGTCCGTCACAGTCCTACCTTCTGCGTCTCAAGGAGCGCCAATCAGGAATCCGCAAGCACAAAAAg CTGCCAGCATGGTGCTGGCCCTTTTGA